A region from the Aegilops tauschii subsp. strangulata cultivar AL8/78 chromosome 5, Aet v6.0, whole genome shotgun sequence genome encodes:
- the LOC141022951 gene encoding uncharacterized protein, giving the protein MDDGKLTTLTEHITTHGTTVLEVVYTNGPRTVEWIIKKYEEWLKEEKNKFVGLDLKYTRKSSYIRQGIAVVQLAMREHVLVYHYCRSERSQALIDFLQRKAVTFTSVDTRNDKTMLARTWIKIPDEHHVDIQRLFRIKGGGERDSMGDLAAAIIDPSYKNMKKSFPKEKHQFW; this is encoded by the coding sequence ATGGACGACGGGAAACTAACAACACTCACCGAGCACATCACTACCCACGGTACAACCGTGCTGgaggtggtgtacaccaacggcCCAAGGACCGTGGAGTGGATCATCAAAAAGTACGAGGAATGGCTAAAGGAGGAGAAGAACAAGTTTGTCGGCCTCGACCTCAAGTACACACGTAAGAGCAGTTACATACGACAAGGGATCGCCGTCGTCCAACTTGCCATGCGCGAGCATGTCCTTGTATACCACTACTGCAGGTCCGAGCGCTCCCAGGCGTTAATTGACTTCCTGCAACGGAAAGCGGTAACTTTCACTAGCGTCGACACCAGGAACGACAAGACCATGCTTGCCCGTACATGGATCAAAATTCCAGACGAGCACCACGTCGACATCCAGAGGCTATTCCGCATCAAGGGTGGTGGAGAAAGGGACTCCATGGGCGACCTTGCAGCGGCCATCATTGACCCCTCATACAAGAACATGAAGAAATCATTCCCAAAGGAGAAGCACCAATTCTGGTAG
- the LOC141022950 gene encoding uncharacterized protein: MDEFLNTTKYHPIVADGNMKLDVWYTNEPGKVEEIIALYEDWLREEKYKFVGLDMEFTRKDCYGHRKVAIMQLAMRNHVLVYHFCKARMECPALKDFLGNRGITFSSVGVRNIRDALFQDFIRIPEGYHVDIQEKFMIKGGEERDSMEDLAGAIIDESYSRMESSFPELLRHNWDWKPLTFDHLKYGATEGYVSYELYRQFLSMRDILHRRCLPDLRWRGRF; this comes from the exons ATGGACGAATTTTTGAACACCACCAAGTACCATCCGATAGTTGCCGATGGTAACATGAAGCTCGACGTGTGGTACACCAACGAGCCTGGCAAGGTGGAGGAGATCATTGCCTTGTACGAGGACTGGTTGCGCGAGGAGAAGTACAAGTTTGTTGGTCTCGACATGGAGTTCACACGAAAGGATTGTTATGGGCATAGAAAAGTCGCCATCATGCAACTGGCTATGCGAAATCATGTTTTGGTCTATCACTTCTGCAAGGCCAGGATGGAGTGCCCTGCCCTGAAGGATTTCCTTGGGAATAGAGGTATAACTTTCTCTAGTGTGGGCGTCAGGAATATTAGAGATGCTCTTTTTCAAGATTTCATCAGAATTCCAGAAGGGTACCATGTCGACATCCAAGAGAAGTTCATGATAAAAGGCGGTGAAGAAAGGGACTCCATGGAGGACTTAGCAGGAGCCATCATTGACGAATCTTACTCCAGGATGGAGTCCTCTTTTCCAGAACTTCTTCGTCACAACTGGGATTGGAAGCCACTTACCTTTGATCACCTGAAATATGGAGCTACT GAAGGGTATGTGAGCTATGAGCTATACCGCCAGTTTCTGTCGATGAGGGACATCCTGCATCGTCGCTGTCTTCCTGATCTCAGATGGCGAGGACGTTTCTGA